A portion of the Magnolia sinica isolate HGM2019 chromosome 17, MsV1, whole genome shotgun sequence genome contains these proteins:
- the LOC131231136 gene encoding uncharacterized protein LOC131231136 translates to MEKIQHKHVDIRGLKHHIAEIGTGSVVVVFLHGFPEIWYTWRHQMIAFADAGFRAIAPDCRGYGLSEQPPEPEKASFMDLVRDLLAMLDLFGISKAFLVAKDFGVLTASMFAVLHPERLLGFITLGIPFLTPGPQSVRQDLLPEGFYISRWREPGRAEADFGRFDVKTVVRNIYILFSKSEIPIAGEHQEIMDLVDPSTPLPPWFTDDDLTAYATLYEKSGFRLPLQVPYRTLKEELSITDPKVQLPALLIMGEKDYVFKFPGIEDYIKSGKVKDNVPDLEIIYITEGSHFVQEQFPDQVNQLLISFLNKYSTAEK, encoded by the exons ATGGAGAAGATACAGCACAAGCACGTTGACATAAGAGGACTGAAGCACCACATCGCCGAAATAGGAACTG GTTCTGTTGTGGTGGTTTTCTTGCATGGATTCCCTGAGATATGGTACACGTGGAGGCATCAGATGATCGCATTCGCTGATGCTGGATTCCGGGCAATTGCTCCTGATTGCAGAGGCTACGGACTCTCCGAACAGCCTCCCGAACCGGAAAAAGCATCTTTCATGGACCTTGTTCGAGATCTCCTCGCCATGCTTGATTTGTTTGGCATCTCAAAG GCTTTCCTAGTTGCGAAGGATTTTGGAGTTCTCACCGCGTCGATGTTTGCCGTCCTTCATCCAGAAAGATTGCTGGGATTCATAACATTAGGCATACCATTTCTCACTCCTGGTCCCCAGTCAGTCCGCCAAGATCTCCTCCCTGAAGGCTTCTACATATCGAGGTGGCGG GAGCCTGGAAGAGCTGAAGCAGATTTTGGACGGTTTGATGTCAAGACTGTAGTGCGTAACATTTACATTCTCTTCTCCAAAAGTGAAATCCCAATAGCTGGTGAACATCAGGAGATCATGGATCTGGTTGATCCATCCACTCCTTTACCGCCCTGGTTCACAGACGATGATCTGACAGCCTATGCAACGTTATATGAGAAATCTGGATTCCGTTTACCATTGCAAGTGCCATATAG GACGCTGAAGGAAGAACTGAGTATAACAGACCCTAAAGTTCAACTTCCAGCGTTGCTGATCATGGGTGAGAAGGACTATGTCTTCAAATTCCCAGGAATTGAGGATTACATAAAGAGCGGAAAGGTGAAAGACAATGTCCCAGATTTGGAGATCATATACATTACTGAAGGATCACATTTCGTTCAGGAACAGTTCCCAGACCAGGTGAACCAGCTCCTCATCAGCTTCCTCAACAAGTACTCTACTGCAGAAAAGTGA
- the LOC131231137 gene encoding uncharacterized protein LOC131231137, with protein sequence MEQIQHRHVDIRGLKHHIAEIGTGSVVVVFLHGFPEIWYSWRHQMIAVADAGFRAIAPDCRGYGLSEQPPEPEKASFMDLVQDLVVMLDLFGISKAFLVSKDFGGLTASIFAILHPERLLGFITLGVPFRTPGPQSVRQDLLPEGFYISRWREPGRAEADFGRFDVKTVVRNIYILFSKSEIPIAGEHQEIMDLVGPSTPLPPWFTDDDLTAYAMLYEKSGFRLPLQVPYRTLKEELNLTDPKVQVPALLIMGEKDYVFKFPGIEDYIKSGKVKDYVPDLEIIYIPEGSHFVQEQFPDQVNELLISFLNKYSTAGK encoded by the exons ATGGAACAGATACAGCACAGACACGTCGACATAAGAGGACTCAAGCATCATATCGCCGAGATTGGAACCG GTTCTGTTGTGGTGGTTTTCTTGCATGGATTCCCTGAGATATGGTACTCGTGGAGACACCAGATGATCGCAGTCGCTGATGCTGGTTTCCGGGCCATCGCTCCTGATTGCAGAGGCTATGGACTCTCCGAACAGCCTCCCGAACCGGAAAAAGCATCTTTCATGGACCTTGTTCAAGATCTCGTCGTCATGCTTGATTTGTTTGGCATCTCAAAG GCTTTCTTGGTTTCGAAGGATTTTGGAGGTCTCACCGCTTCGATATTTGCCATCCTTCATCCAGAAAGATTGCTGGGATTCATAACATTAGGCGTACCATTTCGCACTCCTGGTCCCCAGTCAGTCCGCCAAGATCTCCTCCCTGAAGGCTTCTACATATCGAGGTGGCGG GAGCCTGGAAGAGCTGAAGCGGATTTTGGACGGTTTGATGTCAAGACTGTAGTGCGTAACATTTACATTCTCTTCTCCAAAAGTGAAATCCCGATAGCTGGTGAACATCAGGAGATCATGGACCTGGTTGGTCCATCCACCCCTTTACCGCCCTGGTTCACGGACGATGATCTGACAGCCTATGCAATGTTATATGAGAAATCTGGATTCCGTTTACCTCTGCAAGTGCCATATAG GACGCTGAAGGAAGAACTAAATTTAACAGACCCTAAAGTTCAAGTTCCAGCGTTGCTGATCATGGGTGAGAAGGACTATGTCTTCAAATTCCCAGGAATTGAGGATTACATAAAGAGCGGAAAGGTGAAAGACTATGTCCCAGATTTGGAGATCATATACATTCCTGAAGGATCACATTTCGTTCAGGAACAGTTCCCAGACCAGGTTAACGAGCTCCTCATCAGCTTCCTGAACAAGTACTCTACTGCAGGAAAGTGA
- the LOC131230678 gene encoding uncharacterized protein LOC131230678: MTVETVNGGVSETLQFQNGKKSSRESERRRRRRKQKKNKNPSAATEANGGGAAEDSDGGDATDDAKENTDPLQVAEKVEIEYIPEKAEFEDDLLEDFKKVFEKFSFADSTSGAEGNDKQDETAQNAASSKKADSDSDEEEQDAQQKEKGGLSNKKKKLQRRMKIAELKQICSRPDVVEVWDATAADPKLLVFLKSYRNTVPVPRHWCQKRKFLQGKRGIEKQPFQLPDFIAATGIEKIRQAYIEKEDSKKLKQKQRERMQPKMGKMDIDYQVLHDAFFKYQTKPKLTSHGDLYHEGKEFEVKLREMKPGVLSQELKEALGMPDGAPPPWLINMQRYGPPPSYPHLKIAGLNAPIPPGASFGYHPGGWGKPPVDEYGRPLYGDVFGVQQHEQLNYEEEPVDRSKHWGDLEEEEEEEEEEEEQMEEEELEAGIQSVDSLSSTPTGVETPDVIDLRKQQRKEPEKPLYQVLEEKEEKIAPGTLLGTTHTYVVGSGAQDKAAAKRVDLLRGQKADKVDVTLQPEELEVLDNVLAAKYEEAREEEKQRNQREDFSDMVAEVEKKRKRKMQEKEGKSKKRDFKF, encoded by the exons ATGACAGTAGAGACGGTGAATGGGGGTGTAAGCGAAACCCTCCAATTTCAAAATGGCAAAAAATCCTCTCGGGAGAGCGAGCGTCGTCGCAGGCGGAGGAAgcagaagaagaacaagaacccCTCTGCTGCTACAGAAGCCAACGGAGGAGGCGCTGCCGAAGATAGTGATGGAGGCGATGCCACCGACGATGCCAAGGAGAACACCGATCCCCTTCAG GTTGCAGAGAAAGTAGAAATCGAGTACATTCCGGAGAAGGCAGAATTTGAGGACGATCTTCTTGAAGATTTCAAGAAGGTCTTTGAGAAGTTCAGCTTTGCTGATTCTACTTCTGGCGCTGAG GGTAATGATAAGCAGGATGAAACGGCTCAAAACGCAGCGTCCAGCAAGAAAGCTGACTCGGACTCAGATGAGGAAGAGCAAGATGCGCAGCAGAAAGAGAAGGGAGGGCTCTCTAATAAGAAGAAAAAG CTCCAACGGAGAATGAAGATTGCCGAACTGAAACAAATATGCTCGAGGCCTGATGTGGTCGAG gtTTGGGATGCAACAGCAGCAGATCCAAAGTTGCTTGTGTTTCTGAAATCATACAGAAATACTGTTCCTGTACCCAGGCATTGGTGTCAGAAGCGGAAGTTTTTACAA GGAAAGCGAGGTATTGAGAAACAGCCTTTCCAACTTCCTGATTTCATTGCTGCAACTGGAATTGAGAAGATAAGGCAG GCATACATTGAAAAAGAGGATAGCAAAAAGTTGAAACAGAAGCAACGTGAGCGTATGCAGCCAAAGATGGGAAAGATGGATATTGATTATCAG GTTCTCCACGATGCGTTCTTTAAATATCAAACCAAGCCAAAACTGACCAGCCATGGTGACCTTTATCATGAAGGGAAAGAATTCGAG GTGAAGCTTAGGGAGATGAAGCCAGGTGTCTTGTCACAGGAACTAAAAGAAGCTCTTGGTATGCCAGATGGTGCCCCTCCTCCCTGGCTTATCAACATGCAG AGATATGGTCCTCCCCCTTCTTATCCGCATCTCAAAATTGCTGGCTTGAATGCTCCGATCCCTCCTGGAGCTAGCTTTGGTTATCATCCTGGAGGCTGGGGTAAACCTCCCGTTGATGAA TATGGGCGTCCTTTATACGGAGATGTTTTTGGTGTCCAACAACACGAACAACTCAACTATGAG GAAGAGCCAGTTGATAGGAGCAAGCATTGGGGTgatttggaggaagaagaggaggaagaagaggaagaggaagaacagATGGAGGAAGAGGAATTGGAGGCAGGCATTCAATCTGTGGACAGTCTTTCGAG CACTCCCACTGGTGTGGAGACCCCTGATGTCATCGACCTCCGGAAGCAACAGAGGAAGGAGCCTGAGAAACCTCTGTATCAA GTTcttgaagagaaagaagaaaagattgcTCCAGGAACTTTGCTCGGAACAACGCATAC GTATGTGGTTGGCAGTGGCGCACAGGACAAGGCAGCTGCCAAAAGG GTTGATCTGCTTCGGGGACAGAAGGCAGACAAAGTGGATGTCACGCTACAGCCTGAAGAGTTGGAAGTTTTGGACAATGTTTTGGCAGCCAA GTATGAGGAAGCAAGGGAGGAGGAAAAACAGCGAAACCAACGGGAAGATTTCAGCGACATGGTCGCAGAG GttgagaagaagaggaagcgcAAGATGCAGGAGAAGGAAGGGAAATCTAAGAAgagagatttcaagttttag